One Tursiops truncatus isolate mTurTru1 chromosome 3, mTurTru1.mat.Y, whole genome shotgun sequence DNA segment encodes these proteins:
- the GPX3 gene encoding glutathione peroxidase 3, whose product MARLFRASCLLSLLLAGFIPPSRGQEKSMMDCHAGVGSSIYEYGALAIDGQEYIPFKQYAGKYLLFVNVASYUGLTSQYLELNALQEELAPFGLVILGFPCNQFGKQEPGMNSEILPTLKYVRPGGGFVPNFQLFEKGDVNGEKEQKFYTFLKNSCPPTSELLGSPDRLFWDPMKVHDIRWNFEKFLVGPDGVPIMRWHHRTTVNTVKMDILTYMRRRATLEARGK is encoded by the exons ATGGCCCGGCTCTTCCGGGCATCCTGCCTTCTCTCCCTGCTCCTGGCCGGCTTCATTCCGCCGAGCCGAGGACAGGAGAAGTCGATG ATGGACTGCCATGCTGGGGTGGGCAGCAGCATCTATGAGTACGGAGCCCTCGCCATTGACGGGCAGGAGTACATCCCCTTCAAGCAGTACGCTGGCAAATACCTCCTCTTTGTCAACGTGGCCAGCTACTGAGGCCTGACGAGCCAGTACCTTG AACTGAATGCACTACAGGAAGAACTTGCACCATTTGGTCTGGTCATTCTGGGCTTCCCCTGCAACCAATTCGGAAAACAGGAACCAGGAATGAACTCGGAGATCCTACCCACTCTCAA GTATGTCCGACCAGGTGGGGGCTTCGTCCCCAATTTCCAGCTCTTTGAGAAAGGGGATGTGAACGGGGAGAAAGAACAGAAGTTCTACACATTCCTGAAG AACTCCTGTCCTCCTACCTCGGAGCTGCTGGGCTCCCCGGACcgcctcttctgggaccccatgAAGGTCCATGACATCCGCTGGAACTTTGAGAAGTTCCTGGTGGGGCCAGACGGTGTTCCCATCATGCGCTGGCACCACCGCACCACGGTCAACACTGTCAAGATGGACATCCTGACCTACATGCGGCGCCGGGCCACCCTGGAGGCCAGGGGGAAGTAA
- the TNIP1 gene encoding TNFAIP3-interacting protein 1 isoform X4, which produces MEASRLRQKAEELVKDSELLPPPSPSLASFDHLAELTGKDADVPATPADPAHPSDKPEPVPKPPASSTSSEFEVVPAEGHSSPESGGHTRNTMELGPLPHEDGNLMLHLQRLETTLSVCAEEPDHSQLFTHLGRMALEFNRLASKVHKNEQRTSILQTLCEQLRKENEALKAKLDKGLEQRDQAAERLREENLELRKLLMSSGKDGASRWPGSPKTEGTGKKGAAAQQQAGVTAGKVPEVGALGAAEKKVRMLEQQRTELLEVNKQWDQHFRSMKQQYEQKITELRQKLADLQKQVTDLEAEREQKQRDFDRKLLLAKSKIEMEETDKEQLTAEAKELRQKVKYLQDQLSPLTRQREYQEKEIQRLNKALEEALSIQASPSSPAAAFGNPEGAGGLLRKQELVTQNELLKQQVKIFEEDFQRERSDRERMNEEKEELKKQVEKLQAQVTLSHAQLKAFKDEERAKDALRQQKRKAKTSADRYHLEPHLEHLYGAYPYAYPPVPQVVPHRGFEDWSQIRYPPPPTAMEHPPQLPNSRLFHLPEYTWRLPCGGVHNQSSQVMGSPTARPTEPEPTKNDREGPQ; this is translated from the exons GAAAGGATGCAGATGTTCCAGCAACCCCCGCTGACCCTGCACACCCCAGCGACAAGCCAGAGCCAGTCCCCAAACCTCCAGCAAGT AGCACCTCCTCTGAATTTGAAGTGGTCCCTGCCGAGGGGCATTCTTCACCAGAGAGCGGTGGCCACACCAGAAATACCATG gagCTGGGCCCCCTGCCCCACGAGGACGGCAACCTGATGCTGCACCTGCAGCGTCTGGAGACCACCCTGAGCGTGTGTGCCGAGGAGCCTGACCACAGCCAGCTCTTCACGCACCTGGGCCGCATGGCCCTCGAGTTCAACCGGCTGGCTTCCAAGGTGCACAAGAATGAGCAGCGTACCTCCATCCTGCAG ACCCTGTGTGAGCAGCTTCGGAAGGAGAATGAGGCCCTTAAGGCCAAGCTGGACAAGGGCCTGGAACAGCGGGATCAGGCTGCTGAGAGGCTCCG GGAGGAAAACCTGGAGCTCAGGAAGTTGTTGATGAGCAGCGGCAAAGATGGTGCCTCCAGATGGCCAGGCTCACCAAAGACGGAAGGCACGGGCAAGAAGGGGGCAGCCGCACAGCAGCAG GCTGGTGTGACAGCAGGTAAAGTCCCAGAGGTGGGAGCCTTGGGTGCTGCTGAGAAGAAGGTGAGGATGCTGGAGCAGCAGCGCACGGAG CTGCTGGAAGTGAACAAGCAATGGGACCAGCATTTCCGGTCCATGAAGCAGCAGTATGAACAGAAG ATCACTGAGCTGCGCCAGAAGCTGGCGGACCTGCAGAAGCAGGTGACTGACCTGGAGGCCGAGCGGGAGCAGAAGCAGCGCGACTTTGACCGCAAGCTCCTCCTGGCCAAGTCCAAGATAGAAATGGAGGAG ACCGACAAGGAGCAGCTGACAGCAGAGGCCAAGGAGCTGCGCCAGAAGGTCAAATACCTACAGGATCAGCTAAGCCCGCTCACCCGGCAGCGGGAGTACCAGGAAAAGGAGATTCAGCGGCTCAACAAG GCCCTGGAGGAAGCACTGAGTATCCAGGCCTCCCCATCATCTCCAGCAGCAGCATTCGGGAACCCAGAAGGAGCTGGAGGCCTGCTAAGGAAACAGGAGCTGGTCACGCAGAATGAATTGCTGAAACAGCAG GTGAAGATTTTTGAGGAGGACTTCCAGAGGGAGCGCAGCGACCGGGAGCGCATgaatgaggagaaggaagagCTGAAGAAGCAGGTGGAGAAACTGCAAGCCCAGGTCACCCTGTCACATGCCCAG cTAAAAGCcttcaaagatgaggaaagggCGAAAGATGCCCTGAGACAGCAGAAGAGGAAAGCAAAG ACCTCGGCAGACCGCTACCACCTGGAGCCCCACCTGGAGCATCTCTACGGGGCCTACCCCTACGCCTACCCGCCCGTGCCCCAAGTTGTGCCGCACCGTGGCTTTGAGGACTGGTCCCAGATCCGCTACCCGCCTCCCCCCACGGCCATGGAGCACCCACCCCAGCTTCCCAACTCGCGCCTCTTCCACCTG CCAGAATACACCTGGCGGCTGCCCTGTGGAGGGGTACACAATCAGAGCTCCCAAGTGATGGGCTCACCCACGGCCAGGCCTACGGAACCAG agCCCACCAAAAATGACCGTGAGGGACCTCAGTGA